One window of the Colletotrichum destructivum chromosome 6, complete sequence genome contains the following:
- a CDS encoding Putative G protein-coupled receptor GPR1: MASWPPDIDVSQSPTAPGPEVFVVHRTAAPGRIPEGLTDRHWTAIQSASLVVAALSFVSTTIAFYWFSRRRRSLRHELIMLLTSSDMLKSLWLIIFPIVDFKMGSVTSESSFCQVSGFFLSVGIEASDVAVVLIALHPVIYLFRSRQSGRRNGGNPHRRLTFSAFAFFPLLMASLAFINRPGYVNKGGYCYLPVRPEWTMLALSWVPRYMILFAIVALYASIYFYVTLRIRRFGHVSAMRRASAEQMPDDRLWSHISPVLLTPSHRGSQASMEGSERQQASSAASTTAAQIELQHSRQKIMWNWPTYGADDDDRIYVSNGAASSRILATNTSALSPTFVPPLSPPQSYIGRDTVDFSSPDHRYRQQASSSTYWKPLSSPTSARTTSLANIWSIIRQGTYLESDPEHNATPFLFHQVMTETRDKIRRQMRFLFVYPLVYTLIWAVPFAAHVMRWDSPEDSGHFAAVLLSLVSLSMQGLVNSCLFCAVEKPWADR, encoded by the exons ATggcatcatggccgccggATATCGACGTATCGCAATCACCTACTGCGCCGGGGCCGGAGGTCTTCGTTGTCCACCGAACCGCGGCTCCCGGCCGCATTCCTGAAGGTCTTACCGATCGACATTGGACAGCCATTCAATCTGCGTCGCTAGTTGTCGCTGCACTAAGCTTTGTATCTACCACCATCGCCTTCTACTGGTTTTCTCGCAGGAGACGAAGCTTAAGACATGA ACTCATCATGTTGCTCACGTCGAGCGACATGCTTAAGTCACTGTGGTTAATCATCTTTCCAATCGTCGACTTCAAAATGGGTTCAGTTACATCCGAATCGTCGTTTTGTCAAGTGAGCGGCTTCTTCCTTTCCGTCGGCATAGAGGCATCCGACGTTGCCGTTGTTCTCATCGCCCTCCACCCAGTAATTTACCTATTTCGATCGCGACAATCTGGGCGCCGGAACGGCGGTAacccccaccgccgccttaCTTTTAGCGCCTTTGCTTTCTTTCCGCTTTTGATGGCTTCTCTAGCCTTTATCAACCGGCCTGGTTATGTGAACAAGGGCGGTTACTGCTATTTGCCCGTCCGTCCCGAATGGACGATGCTCGCCCTTAGTTGGGTGCCCCGCTACATGATTCTTTTTGCTATTGTTGCACTATACGCATCTATCTATTTCTACGTTACGTTGCGCATTCGGCGCTTCGGTCATGTTAGCGCCATGAGGCGCGCAAGTGCGGAACAGATGCCAGACGACAGACTCTGGTCTCACATTTCCCCAGTGCTCCTTACTCCGTCTCACCGTGGGTCTCAAGCCTCCATGGAAGGCTCAGAACGACAGCAAGCATCTTCTGCAGCCAGTACCACCGCGGCCCAAATCGAGCTGCAGCATAGCCGCCAGAAGATCATGTGGAATTGGCCGACGTacggtgccgacgacgatgaccgTATTTATGTGTCAAATGGAGCCGCCTCATCCCGCATATTGGCTACTAACACGAGTGCCCTCTCCCCTACTTTTGTGCCTCCCTTGTCACCCCCTCAGAGTTATATCGGTCGCGATACCGTCGATTTTAGTTCACCTGATCATCGATATCGACAGCAAGCAAGTTCCAGCACGTACTGGAAGCCGCTAAGTAGCCCGACGAGTGCCCGCACTACATCACTTGCAAACATCTGGTCGATCATTCGCCAAGGCACATACCTCGAATCGGATCCTGAGCACAACGCAACTCCGTTTCTCTTTCACCAGGTTATGACCGAGACGCGCGACAAGATCCGTCGCCAAATGCGATTCCTATTTGTATACCCCCTTGTGTACACGCTGATTTGGGCGGTTCCATTTGCCGCGCATGTTATGCGTTGGGATAGCCCAGAGGACTCGGGTCATTTTGCAGCCGTGTTACTATCACTAGTAAGCCTGTCAATGCAAGGCCTAGTAAATTCGTGTCTGTTTTGCGCTGTAGAAAAGCCTTGGGCGGACAGATAG
- a CDS encoding Putative zn(2)Cys(6) fungal-type DNA-binding domain-containing protein: MPSNSKSRQRRLRHSCDGCSQAKVKCSKTRPICSRCLVCGLECFFSLSNRAGRPESAQSASFPANTVRMHVPDIPPIMNEESLMFGQHFSAGIYITEPVWHTPSTTTTKDTMSINSPAYSELAIPGVNNTNARHQAPTADICGDATFCTSSISCSAGSDADRMITTSQMQPQRGYSQSSNVAIATNMIPWESPKQQGTIPFTAIPPVIHMTAATYDTGPFNTPDGQPAVEHEQSSTRGGSLCTCFSVCLQSLETLHNASSPQVPPLDLVLSLNRKAVIGCAAILFCSRCMSQPDTHTAAMLVATVFGEIISLYQNASYIYFENETALKVTQVSSEGHLGVSLGAYKLGDEDGKWLEMEILNLEFQKLQAIYRHFRNIYADLSNDPQVSKTMIDYLDHKLSIALEVINCQRRSMRPLNCAKRTSALPRFSQSLKFSGIVTKEA, encoded by the exons ATGCCATCCAACTCTAAGTCCCGACAGCGCCGACTCCGGCACTCTTGTGATGGATGCTCCCAGGCGAAGGTGAAATGTTCCAAAACAAGGCCCATTTGCTCCAGATGCCTGGTTTGCGGCCTCGAATGCTTTTTTTCACTCTCAAACAGAGCCGGCAGGCCAGAGTCTGCTCAAAGCGCATCTTTCCCCGCCAATACAGTCCGAATGCACGTGCCCGATATCCCCCCAATCATGAACGAAGAAAGCCTCATGTTCGGTCAGCACTTCAGTGCTGGCATATACATCACTGAGCCTGTCTGGCACACCccaagcaccaccaccaccaaagaCACCATGAGCATAAATTCTCCTGCTTACTCTGAGCTTGCCATACCTGGCGTCAACAATACGAACGCTAGACATCAAGCCCCAACAGCAGACATTTGTGGTGACGCCACATTTTGCACTTCTTCCATCAGCTGTTCTGCTGGGTCTGATGCCGACAGGATGATAACTACATCACAAATGCAACCCCAGCGTGGATACTCTCAGTCCTCGAATGTTGCAATAGCAACCAATATGATACCATGGGAGTCCCCAAAGCAACAGGGGACAATCCCTTTCACAGCCATACCACCCGTCATCCACATGACTGCAGCAACCTACGATACAGGCCCCTTCAACACACCTGATGGACAGCCCGCAGTCGAACATGAACAGTCATCCACAAGGGGCGGCAGTTTATGTACGTGCTTCTCTGTTTGCCTGCAGTCACTCGAAACGCTGCACAACGCCTCGTCTCCGCAAGTCCCGCCTCTCGATCTCGTGCTCTCCCTTAATCGAAAAGCCGTCATAGGATGTGCCGCCATTCTCTTTTGCTCGAGATGCATGAGTCAGCCAGATACACACACAGCCGCTATGCTTGTTGCCACAGTCTTTGGCGAGATTATAAGTTTATATCAAAACGCTAGTTACATATACTTCGAGAACGAAACGGCGTTGAAGGTCACTCAGGTCAGCTCCGAAGGCCATCTCGGCGTCAGTCTCGGTGCGTATAAGctgggcgatgaggatggcAAATGGCTCGAGATGGAAATCCTGAATCTTGAGTTTCAAAAGCTGCAAGCGATCTACAGGCATTTTCGAAACATCTACGCTGATCTCTCCAACGATCCTCAAGTCAGCAAGACCATGATTGATTATCTCGATCATAAGCTCAGCATCGCACTTGAGGTCATCAACTGTCAGAGAAGGAGTATGAGGCCGCTGAACTGTGCGAAGCGCACATC CGCGCTTCCCCGCTTCTCGCAATCTCTG AAGTTCAGCGGCATCGTGACGAAGGAAGCATAG
- a CDS encoding Putative sterile alpha motif/pointed domain superfamily — MAQQLEHISAELGIPQYLGICFEQGIDTWEAIVATLESDLDALGVKSGYRRELQRRINNFRGLAPDTSLVSPSRTTAWGPMLEAKRPESTLLGLRTDLFLPNASVANTQRVVLTKSMP, encoded by the exons ATGGCGCAACAACTTGAGCACATATCTGCAGAGCTAGGCATCCCACAGTATCTGGGTATCTGCTTCGAACAAGGAATCGATACTTGGGAAGCGATAGTAGCCACTCTAGAATCCGATCT GGACGCTCTTGGAGTCAAATCAGGTTATCGACGT GAACTGCAAAGACGAATCAATAACTTCAGAGGTCTCGCTCCTGATACGTCGTTAGTGTCACCATCAAGAACCACTGCTTGGGGGCCTATGCTTGAGGCAAAACGGCCAGAATCAACACTTTTGGGGCTAAGAACAGATCTGTTCTTACCAAATGCCAGTGTCGCCAACACCCAAAGGGTTGTGCTGACTAAGTCCATGCCTTAA
- a CDS encoding Putative tetratricopeptide-like helical domain superfamily codes for MAWSSSQIGFLAILSILSVVFYRRSPNAPPPTVKVTALVNGFSVGGVKNYRIQGVPADWHKERLQSFLADHDGCVDPVVISLSLEAHGRSKTGIVTFRSGIQPPKLHPMDSHEEDIEIEAVMSTIRANLASTYQDQQRWKEMEDLELREVKLNQRDLGEEHPDTLTSMANLASTYWDQGRWKEAEELEVRVMEMSLIVLGEEHPDTLIGMANLASTYQSQGRWMEVEELQLRVMVTRNRVFGMEHPDTLTSMVNLAVTYWEQGRWKEAEGLNVQVLKTSSTVLGREHPITLVSMNNLAHVWMDQGRSQDALILLRNFLGTAQRRLGTAHPNTLSALRTLARWERNDSRAENTIDGGEPN; via the coding sequence ATGGCCTGGTCTTCAAGCCAGATCGGCTTCTTAGCTATCCTTTCGATCCTGAGCGTTGTATTCTATCGTCGGTCACCGAACGCCCCCCCACCTACGGTAAAAGTTACTGCGCTGGTAAACGGCTTTTCAGTGGGAGGTGTCAAGAACTACCGGATTCAGGGCGTACCTGCCGACTGGCACAAAGAAAGGTTGCAGTCTTTTTTGGCAGATCATGATGGTTGTGTCGATCCGGTTGTCATATCACTTTCCCTGGAGGCTCATGGTCGCTCGAAAACCGGCATAGTCACTTTCCGCAGTGGGATTCAGCCGCCAAAGCTTCATCCCATGGACTCACACGAAGAGGATATTGAGATAGAGGCCGTGATGTCTACTATCAGAGCCAACCTCGCATCGACATACCAAGATCAACAACGGtggaaggagatggaggaccTGGAGTTGCGGGAGGTGAAGTTGAATCAACGTGACCTTGGAGAGGAGCACCCCGACACACTCACCAGTATGGCCAACCTGGCATCGACCTACTGGGACCAAGGCCGGTGGAAGGAAGCTGAAGAGTTGGAGGTGCGAGTAATGGAAATGAGCTTGATAGTGCTTGGAGAAGAGCATCCCGATACGCTCATCGGCATGGCTAATCTGGCATCGACATACCAGAGTCAAGGCAGGTGGATGGAAGTGGAGGAACTgcagttgcgggtgatgGTGACGCGAAACAGGGTATTTGGAATGGAGCATCCCGACACCCTCACCAGCATGGTCAACCTGGCAGTAACTTACTGGGAACAAGGCCGATGGAAGGAGGCCGAAGGGTTGAATGTGCAGGTGTTGAAGACAAGTTCAACGGTGCTTGGTAGGGAACACCCTATCACGCTGGTCAGCATGAATAACTTAGCCCATGTCTGGATGGACCAAGGCCGTTCTCAGGATGCACTTATTCTGCTACGGAATTTCCTTGGTACTGCTCAACGGAGGCTAGGCACCGCTCACCCAAATACCTTGTCTGCTTTGAGAACACTTGCCAGGTGGGAGCGGAACGACTCAAGGGCAGAGAATACAATTGACGGCGGTGAACCAAATTAA
- a CDS encoding Putative basic-leucine zipper domain-containing protein, with protein sequence MTYNKSPQMSMFTMFEHQYASPAAVPVLKRFSRHATCSAFSSSATADEDWTQISDIADRRRVQNRIAQRNYRKKCKRRLEDLERRAGRESTTIAQPKRLDQRSHVAEIPKVIESINESQHITPAEADKASLAQHQPDICERLEIAPIFTYATCFAPGNMIFAPSHTTQPYLITAEMYQVPTTHYNSAIKLEQSPSDEWPPSLHGS encoded by the exons ATGACCTACAACAAGTCCCCCCAAATGTCAATGTTCACCATGTTCGAACATCAATATGCCTCCCCAGCCGCTGTTCCCGTTTTGAAAAGGTTCTCACGTCACGCCACTTGTAGCGCCTTCAGCAGCTCCGCCACCGCGGACGAAGACTGGACACAGATCTCCGACATTGCAGACCGCCGGCGGGTTCAGAACCGCATTGCCCAACGTAACTATC GAAAGAAGTGCAAGAGACGCCTTGAGGACCTTGAGAGGCGGGCTGGTCGGGAAAGCACGACCATCGCACAACCTAAGCGCTTAGATCAGCGTTCGCATGTTGCCGAGATACCAAAAGTGATAGAATCCATAAACGAAAGCCAGCACATAACCCCCGCGGAAGCCGACAAGGCCTCACTCGCGCAACATCAGCCCGACATTTGTGAGAGATTAGAGATTGCCCCAATATTCACCTACGCGACCTGTTTTGCACCAGGAAACATGATCTTCGCTCCCTCGCACACCACGCAGCCTTATCTCATAACCGCCGAGATGTACCAAGTGCCAACGACGCACTACAACAGCGCCATCAAGCTCGAACAATCCCCAAGCGACGAATGGCCTCCATCGTTACATGGATCCTGA